GTCCTTCGTTGCGCGCCGCCATGGTGCCGCCGCTGCGCGAGTACTCCTGTCCGGCGGCTGCACGCTTGGGGCGGGGCCTGGCCGACGGTTTGGACGAAGACTTGGCCGCGGACTTGGCGCCTGGCCTGTCTGCTGTTTTTTTCGCGGCATCGCGCGGGCCGGCCTTGGAAGCTCCCGGCTTGCCGGCGCCAGACTTCCCGGCGCCCGATCTACCGGCTCCCGGCTTGCCGGACCCCGGCCTACCGGATCCCGGCTTACCAGACCCGGGCTTGCCGGAGCCCGGCCGGCCGTCACCTCCGGAGCGACGCGCGGGCGTCACTCCGGTACGACCGTGGCGTTTCCAGCGCCGCGCAGCGCGATGGCCAGTTCGTCAGCGCGCGGCAGTTCCTCGAGATGGCGCAGCGCAAACTGCTCGAGGAATTGCGAGGTGGTGCCATAGAGCAGCGGACGGCCGATGCCTTCACTGCGGCCCACAATGTCGATGAGCCCACGCTCATGCAGCGACTTGAGCACCGAGCCCACGGCCACACCACGAATTTCTTCGATTTCCGCGCGGCCGATGGGCTGACGATAGGCGACGATGGCCAGCGTTTCGAGCGCGGCCGCCGAGAGCTTCTGCGGACGCACCGCGACCTGCGCGCGCTCGATGGCCTCGGCGAATTCGGCGCGCGTGAGGATCTGCCAGCCTCCACCCTGCTCCACCAGTTCGACGGCGTGCCCGTCCACATCGTAGTGCTCGCGCAGCTCGTCGAGTGCAGCGCTCACCGCCGCGGGGCTCGACTCGGGGTCGAGCGCCGCGAGCGTGTCGAAGGGAATGGGGCGCGGGGCAGCGAAGAGCGCTGCTTCAAGCAGCTTCGCTAATGGCGTCACGACGGATCTCCACAGAGGCAAAGGCGCGGGACTGCGCAATGCGCAGCTCACCGAGCTTCGCCATTTCGAGCAGGGCCAGCAGCACGGACAGGATCTGCCAGGGTTCGGCGTCGCGGGCGACGAGGTCCGACCAGCGGCAGGCGCGGCGCATGGCCAGCACGGCACGCACCGTGCCCATGGCCCCGGCCACGTCGAGCGCCCGCGGCACGACTTCGTGCAGCGTGGGCTCCTTGGTGACGCGCAGCACCCGATCCACCGCCGCGAGCAGCTCGCCGAGTGAGAGCGAGAGCGGCGCATTGAGCGGCGTGAGGTCAGCGGCCACCGGCACGAAGCGGCGCGCGAACTGATGCCGGCGCTCTTCACCGCGGCGCTCGAGCAGGTCCACCACTTCGCGCATCTGCTGGTACTCGAGCAGACGGCGCACGAGTTCAGCGCGCGGATCTTCCCACGCGTCCTCGCCATCGGCGCGCGGCAGCAGCATCTGCGCCTTGATGCGCAAGAGACGCGCCGCCATCTCGAGATAGTCCGCGGCTTCATCGAGCCCGAGTGAGCTGATGCGCGCGAGGAACTGCTCGGCGATGCGGGCGATGGGAATGTCGTAGATGTCCACCTGCTCGTCGCGGATGAGCGACAGCAGCAGGTCGAGCGGGCCCGTGAACTGGCTCAGCTCGATGACAAACGACGGGGTGTTGGCCTCGACGGAACGGAAGTTCGGTGCAGTCACGCGATCACACGCCGAAGGGGTTGGGCAACAGGAACGGAATGTAGAACTGCTGGGCGAGGCGTCCGAGGATGAACGCCGGGGCCATCCAGAGGTTCACGATGGGCCGTCCGAAGGACAGCAGAGCGAACAGCAGCAACAGTCCGATACCACCCAGGCGCTGATACTGCAGCGACCATTGCGGTGGCAGGAGGTACTTGAAGACGTGGGACCCGTCGAGTGGCGGAATCGGGATGAGATTGAACGCCACCAGCACGAGATTGATGATGATACCCTGCGCGAACATGAGCTGCAGGATGCCGAGCGGCCGCACGAGGCCCGGGACCTGCTGCCCGATGAGGCCCACGAGCACGACCAGCGGCACGAGGGCGAAGGCGATGACCAGGTTGGTGGCCACGCCGGCCAGGGAGACAATGATGTCCCCCCGCTTGTACTGCCGATAGTTGCGTGGGTTCACCGGCACCGGCTTGGCGCCGCCGAAGATGGGCCCGCCCATCCAGGCCAGCAGGGCTGGCAGGAGGAGGGTCATGAAGGGGTCGATGTGCTTGACCGGATTCCAGGTGAGCCGTCCCAGCTGGTAGGCTGTGAGGTCGCCCTGCCGATAGGCCGCATAGCCGTGCGCGTACTCGTGGGCGACCATCGAGAACAGCAGCACGGGGAATACGAGGGCGAGTTGCTGGACGAGGGTCACCGCGAGGCCGAGCTGATAGGAGAGCGAGCGGGCAGGCGCGAGGGAACGCGAACCGGGACGCGAATGCAAGCAAATCGAGAGGGGAAGTCTAGCGATCGGACCGGGGCATGTCAAAAGTATTCCACATGTGAGGTTATCCACATTTTGCCGGAGCCGTTGGCGGAGGTGGCTCCCGACACCACAGGTCCGGTAAGTGCTGCAGCAGTGGTGGCTTGACCGGCGCGGCCGGATGTTCTACGTTTCCCAGTCTGTTCCGCCGTGGCCGGATTCCATCCGTGTGCCGGGTGGGTTCCACGTCACTGATCAACGGGTTCTGAGGAGTTTTACGTGCCGAATATCCAGTCCTCCAAGAAGGACTTGCGCAAGTCGCGTGCGGCTGCCGTGCGCAACCGCGCTCAGCGTTCGGCGCTGCGTACTGCCGTGAAGAAGGCGAAGGCGGCGGGTGCGGCGAGCGACGATCGTCTCACGGCCGTGTCGCTGCTCGATCGTGCGGCGCGCAAGGGCCTCATTCACAAGAATGCGGCGGCTCGTCAGAAGAGCAAGCTGGCCAAGGCTGCCAACGCCGCCTCGGCAGCGTAAGCCAGTCGGTTAGCAACGCACGAGGGGCCGGACTCATCGCGAGTCCGGCCCCTTTGTCGTTTGCGATCTTGGAATTGCAGCGAGTGCGGGTGCAGGAGCCGGATCGTCGACAGCTCATGCCGTCAGAACGCCGCGAGCTCTCCGCCGCAGCGTTCGCAGTACCACTCGGTGGGCAGGTTCATGGTGCCGCACTCGGTGCAGCGCAGCGTCTTCTGCGGCTCGGCGCCCGTGGCTGACGGCAGCGCATCGGGCACCGATCCCACCGCCGGGTTGCCACCCGAGGGATTGATGACCGAACGCAGGAAGGCCAGGTCATCAAAGCCGGCTGAAGGAGCGCCGGCAGACGGCGCGGACGTGGGCGGCGTCGCGGTCCGCGTGGTGGGATCGACACTCGGCACATCGACTTCCACTTCGATGCCTTCGAGTGAGTTCACAAAGGTGGAATCGGGCGCGTTCCCGCTGTCGGAGAACATGGCCAGCGCATCGTCGAATTCGTTGTCGACGCGCGGCTCCGCAACCGGCGGGATGTCCGACACGATATGCGTGACGATGTCATGCGCGCGCGGCGTGTGGCGATCGATGCGCTCCGCCGCCTCGAAGATGGCCTCCACTTCGAGCCCCGCGTCGGCGGCTTCAACCGGCGCCTCGACCGCCGGCAAGTTGAACTGACTGCCGAGGTCCACCAGCTCGTGCTCTGACGTGGGCTCCGACGTCGGTTCCTGCGCGGCCTCTGCAGCAGAGTCGACTTCCGCCTCGACCTCGACCTCGGCCTCGGCTCCAACCCCGACCTCAACCGCGGTAACTGCGGTAGCGGCTTCCGGCGCCTCGGCTTCTGGCGTCAAGGCTTCCGGCTCAACGGCTGTCGCAGTTTGCTGTTCGATTCTGGCACTCGCCAGCAATGTCCGCACGTCATCAAACTGCGTGAGCAACGCCGAACGCTCCGCCCCGAGCGTCTCCATCTTGCCCTCCACCTCGACGCGCACCGCCTCCCAGCGCTCGCTGTCGAACTCGCCGACCATGTTGCGCAGCATCGCCTCGGCGCGCTCGTCTTCCAGCGTGGCGAGCTGTGCATCCAGGCCATCGAGCTGACGTTCGAGATCGTTGCCGAGCGTGGCCAGCGTGTCGACATGCGACTGCAGCTGCTCGACTACCTGGGTGCGGCGCGCCAGATAATCACCATGTACGCGCTCGTACACGCGCACCGGGGTTTCCGTCCGCTTGGCCTCGAGGGCGGCGAGCCAGTCATCATAGCGTTGCCGCTCAGCGACCAGGGCGCGGACTTCTTCGATGGACACGACGTGAAACTCCGTGACGAGGGACGAGGAAGGACTCAGGAGGGAAGCTCTCGCGAAAGCCGCAGTGAAGCAAGCGCAGCCGCTTCACCCGCCGGCAGCGGCACCGCGCCGCCGAGCAGCGTGGAGACCAGCAGAATGCGTGCGGCCTGCTCCACACTCTCGAGACGCAGTACCGCATCGTTCAGCGAATGCCCCACGGCGGTGACGCCGTGATTGGCCAGCAGAAACACTTCGTGATCTGGCGCACACTGCGCGATGGCATCGGCCAGGGCCTGCGTGCCGGGCCGCGCATAGGGCACCAGCACCACCGGCCCCACCACCACCGGCAGTTCGGGCAACACATCGGCCGGCAGTGAACGCCCGGCTGCTGCGAAGCCCGTGGCCGCCGGCGGATGAGCGTGCACCACCGCCTGCACATCGGGCCGCGCCGCATAGAGCGCCACGTGCATCTTGAGTTCCGACGAGGCGCGAAGAGCCCGGTCACGGCCCTCGGCCGCCGACAGCGCCGCACTGCCGTCACGCGGCGCGTGCCACGATGTCGCATCGTGATGCACAGTGCCATCCGCGTATCCGCCATCGGCGTGCACACGCAGCACCTGCTCGGCCCCGATGCGCGCCTTGTCCACGCCGCTCGCCGTCACCAGCAGGCTGCCATCGGCGAGACGCATTGAGAGATTGCCCTCGGCGCCCGCCAGGAGCCCGCCCGCATGCAAACGACGACAGGCAGCGGCGAGTTGCTCGGCCGCTGCCTGCAGCGATTCGGGGCTCAGGCCCTGACCCATGTCAGCTGTGCACCACGCGCATGCCGTGCGTCACGACCGCCCTCAGGCCGCCGTGTACACCACGCGGCCACCCACAATCGTGTAGCGCGCCTGCCCCGTGAAGGTGTGGCCGCCGTAGGGCGTGTTGCGGCCCTTGGACTTGAACTGCGTGGGGTCGCAGGTCCACACCTTGTTGGGGTCAAACACCGTCACGTCGGCCAGACCGCCGCGCGCCAGTGAGCCGCCGGGCAAACGGAAGATCCTGGCCTGCTTGCAGCTCATCGCGTCCACCAGCTGCGAGAGATTGATGAGGCCGCGGTGCAGCAGGTAGGTGGTGTTCACACCGAGCGCGGTTTCGAGGCCCACGATGCCGTTGGGCGCATCGGCGAACTCGCGCTCCTTCTCGTCGTAGTGATGCGGCGCGTGATCGGTGACGAGCAGGTCGATGGTGCCATCGGCCACACCCTGCTGCAGCGCCTCCACGTCTTCGGCGGTGCGCAGCGGCGGATTCATCTTCGCGTTGGTGTTGTAGCCATCCACCGCGTCTTCGGTGAGCGAGATGTGGTGCGAGCACACCTCGGCCGTAACGTTGATGCCGCGCTCCTTGCCCCAGCGCACCAGCTCCACCGAACCCTTCGTGCTCAGGTGGCAGAGATGGATGTGGCCACCCGTGCGCTTGGCAAGGAGAATGTCGCGAATGACGTAGATCTCCTCGGCCTCGGCAGGAATGCCCTTGAGACCGAGCTTGGCGCTCATGATGCCTTCGTTCATGCTGCCGCCACGCGCCAGCGTCATGTCTTCGCAGTGCTCGGCAATGGGTACGTTGAAGGCGCGCGCATACTCGAGCGCGGTGCGCATGAGCTGCGCACTCTCCACCGGCTTGCCGTCGTCGCTGAAGGCCACGGCGCCGGCGCCCACCATCTCGGCAATCTCGGCCAGCGTCTCGCCCTTCTGCCCCACCGAGATGGCGCCATAGGGATAGACGCGCGCATAGCCTGCCGCCTCACCCTGACGCTTCACAAAGCCCACGACCGCCTGATTGTCGGTGACGGGCTTGGTGTTGGGCATGGCACACACCGCCGTAATGCCGCCGGCCACCGCGCTGTGCGCGCCGCTGGCCACCGTCTCCACGTCTTCGCGGCCCGGCTCACGCAGATGCACGTGCACGTCGATGAAGCCCGGCGCCACCACCAGGCCCGTGGCATCGAGCACCTCGGCACCGTCGGGCGTGCCCAGCGACCCTCCGCAGGCTTCGACGACACCGTTACGCAGCAACACATCGCCCACGGCGTCGAGGCCCTGCGAGGGGTCGACAATGCGACCGCCCTTGATGAGCAGATCACGGGTTCCGATCGGGTGCGCCATCTATGCGTTTCCTTTCTTGGCCGCTTCGGCCAGTTCAGGCTTGCCACCGGCAAGCAGGTAGAGCACCGCCATGCGCACGGCCACCCCGTTGGTGACCTGGTCGAGAATGACCGAGTGCGGGCCATCCGCCACGTCGCTGTCGATTTCGACGCCGCGATTCATGGGCCCGGGGTGCAGAATGAGGAGATCCTTTGGCGCGCGTTCGAGACGCGCCGAGGTGACGCCGAACACGCGATTGTATTCGCGCAGCGACGGGATGTAGCCGGCCTGCATGCGTTCGAGCTGCAGACGCAGAATGTTCAGCGCATCGGCCCAGGCGATGGCGTCTTCAATGCGATCAATGACCGTGACCCCCATGTCCTCGATGGCATTGGGCAGCAGCGAGCGCGGTCCGCACACGGCCACTTCGGCGCCGAGCTTGGTGAGGCCCCAGATGTTGGAGCGCGCCACACGCGAGTGCAGCACGTCACCCACGATGCAGATGCGCTTGCCCTTGAGCGAACCGAAGCGATCGCGCAGCGTGAGCATGTCGAGCAGGCCCTGCGTGGGATGCTCGTGTGTGCCGTCGCCGGCGTTGATGACGTTGGACTCGATGCGCTCGGCGAGAAAGCGGGCCGCCCCCGACGCGCTGTGCCGGATGACGACCATGTCGATCTTCATGGCCTCGAGATTGCGCGCCGTGTCAACCAGCGTCTCGCCCTTGCTCACACTGGAGCCGGCGCTGGCCACGTTCACGGTGTCCGCGCTCAGGCGCTTCTCGGCAAACTCGAACGAGATGCGTGTGCGTGTGGAGGCTTCGAAGAACAGATTGACGATGGTGGCACCACGCAGCGTGGGCACCTTCTTGATGGCGCGCTCGGAGATTTCGCGGAACGGGCCGGCGGTATCGAGAATGAGTTCGATCTGCGCGGCCGAGAGCGGCGCGAGGCCCAGCAGGTCCTTGCCGAGGGGACCGGGCATGCGCTTAGTGCTCCCCGTCGTTGGACCCGACCACCACCTGGTCCTTGCCGTCGAGCTCCTCCACCATCACGTCCACGCGCTGGCCGGGCGCGACATCAATGCGTCGCCCCACCACGTCGGCGTGAATGGGCAGCTCGCGGCCACCGCGGTCCACCAGCACCGCCAGCGCAATGCGCGAGGGGCGACCAAAGTCGGCCAGCTCATCGAGCGCCGCGCGCACCGTGCGACCGGTGTAGAGCACGTCGTCGACAATGACCACGCGCTTGCCGTCGAGCGTCCAGGGCAGCTTGGTGAGTCCGACCACGGGGCGCGGCCCCACGGTCTGCAGGTCGTCGCGATAGAGCGTGATGTCGAGGGCGCCGCTGGCGACTTCCACGCCTTCCTGCGCGGCAATGATGCGCACGATGCGGTCGGCCAGTTGCACGCCGCGGCGCTGGATGCCGACGATGACGAGGTCGTCGGTGCCGGCGTTCAATTCAACGATCTGGTCCGCCATGCGGCGCAGTGTGCGGTCAACCGCGCGCGCATCGAGGACGGTGGTGGCAGAGGTGGGCATGCGCCAAAAGTAACCACCTGCCACCGGACTTTCTTGGCTCGCGGGCCTCTTACCACTCGTGGTGCGAGCGGCTGCCCTCGGGCGGCATGGGCCGCGGCGGGAACATGCCGTTCAGCGGCGAGAGGTGACGGGCGGCGGTGCGGGCCGCGCGCAGACGGGCCTTGTCCACGGGCGGCACGTATTCGGTGGCCGCATACATGGCGATGTCGGCCGCGGCCTCCATGGTGGCCTGGGCAAAGCCCTGCGACCACTCGGGGCCGTAGGGATGGCTGTCGGCGCGCTCCTCCACGCCCCGGCCAAAGGCCACACACTTGTCGGCCGCTTCACGCAGCGAGCGGCTGGCGGCCAGGTGGGCCACCACCACGTGGTAGCCGTCGCGACGGCCCATGTGGAAGGCCGGCGTCTGGTCGGCGTCATGCAGCGGCGCCTCCACCACCCCGGACGCAATACCGGTCAACATCACACACAGCTGCGAGAAGTAGCTGCGAATGGGATCGACCGCGGGTTCGTCGAGAATGGGGGACATGGACCGTTCCGGCTACAGGTTCAGCGCCAGACCACCCCCTCGGCGGCCCGGCATGCGTGATCCTGAGCAAGCGGCGTGCCGCAGGTGTCAACCGCAGGCTGACACAGGCTTTGAGAGGGGAAATGGACAGCCTGACCCTGGTGAACTTATGGTCGCGCTCGCCAGCCGTTGCGGTCCGCCAGCAGCACTGCGGCCTCGGCGCCACAGCGGCGCCGGCACCACGCCGGCCGATCTTCAGCCGGCGTAAAGGTGCAGATCGGTGCCCACGAAGTCGGCCATGGCCTTGGTCGTGTCCCAGTCCGGATGGCGCAGTGTCACATATCCGTCCGACAGCAGGGTGCTTTTCCAGTCGCGACGCGGGCTGCCAAGAGGTAGCAGATCGATGGCGCAGATGGCGTCGCCCAGCCTGGCCTTGATGCGATCGAGCCCCTCGATGCGCTGAATGCGCCCCTGTCCGTGTGCCCGCTTGGTGATGCAGGCCGCGTGATACTTGCGCTCGATGTCCAGCGAGAAGGTGCCGAACAACTCGGCCTCGGCCCAGCCACCGAAGAGGTCCACGTCGCTGGCAAAGTTCATCAGGTCGACGGTGCGTGCGCCGGGCGGACGGGCGGCAATTTCGCCAAACACCACTTCGCCGTCGGCCTTGCGGTACCACTCCATGTGCGTGAAGCCGGTGTCGTAGCCCAGCACCTTGATGACCTGCTCGCCCATGGCGCGGCCCTCGGCCACCCAGGGGTCGTCCACGAGGCGATAGCTCAGCGTCTGCGGCGAGATCCACTCGTTGGTGCGCGCAATGAGCGGCCGTGGCCGATAGTAGCCGATGTGGAAGTATTCGATGCGGCCACGCGCGCAGATGGTGTCGTAGGTGAATTCCTCGCCGTCGATGAACTCTTCCACGTCGACCACGGCAATGTGGCCGAGCTGCGCGATGGCCTTGTCGACTTCGTGCGCGTCGTCGCAGCGGAAGGTGTCCTGCGAACCTGCACCGGCAATGGGCTTGATGATGAGCGGATAGCCCACCTGCTCCGCTGCCTCGCGCACCTCGGTGGCGGTGCGCGCCACGGCATGATGCGGCACGCGCACACCACCGGCGGCGAGCGCCTGCTTCATGAGGTCCTTGTCCCGAAAGCGCAGCGCCTGTTCGTACGACTGGCCCGGCACCCCCAGCGCCTCGCGAATGAGCGCGGCCACCTCCACCCCGGGCTCCCACAGGCAGCACACGCGGTCGAGTGTGCGTGTGCCCAGCCAGCGCTGCAACTGCGGAATGGCTGCTGCGGGATTGGTGAAGAGCTCCGGCAGTTGCAGATAACCACTCAGGTGACGACGCGCGAGCTCGGGCAGCTCGTGCTCCGGCCCATTGGACACACCCAGCACGGTGGCGCCCTGCACCGACAGGCCGCGCGTGAAGAGCGGCATCTCGCCGGGATAGCCCGGCGTGATCATGAGCACGGTGCGGGGAGCGACGTTGGTCATGGCAGCAGCAGAATGGGAGAGAGCCTGAGCGAGGGGACTGAGCATTGCGTCACTGGGGCTAGCCAAGATGCACACGCACGGTGGAGATCACGCGGCGCAGCGCATTGCTCACCACCTGCGTGTCGGGATGACGCAGCATGACAAAGCCCTCGCCCTCGTAACTGCCACTGGGCACCTGCCCCACGCTCGGAATGTGCGCGTCGCAGACGAGTTCGCCCAGCTCACGCTGCATGACGTCGAGCCCCTCGATGCCCACCACCCGGCCCTGGCCCTGCCCGCGCAGATACGCGGTGCCCACGGCAAACTGACGCGGCGGCGCGGCAAAGGTGCCGTCGATCATGAGCGTCATCCAGGCGCGCACAAAATCAAAGTTGTGTGCACGCGAGATCATGGTGGTCATCTGCGCACCGGGCGGGCGCGCGGCAATCTCGCTGATGGCCAGGGTGCCATCGGGGCGGCGGAACCACTCGCAGTGCGACACGCCGGTGGTCATGCCCAGCGCCTTGAGCGCACGGTCGCCCACGTGGCGAATGTCGTCGTAGGCCGGATCGTCGTGCTCACGCGGCAGCAGCACCGTCCACTGAATCCACGGATGCTCCAGCACCTCGAGTGGCGTGGGCGCGTAGCGTGTGATGGAGTGCCAGAGCGGCGTGCCGCCCAGCGTGACGGTTTCGAGCGAGTGCTCCACGCCGCGCAGAAATTCCTCGGCCAGCATGGGATCATGCGGCGAAGGCGCATGACGCTGCATGGCGCGATGCAGGGCCTCATCGTTTTCCAGCCGCTCGGTGGCGCGGGCGCCGGCACCGGCCGGCGGCTTGACGACAATGGGATAACCCACCTCGCGCACGAACGCCTGGGCGTCCTGCAGTGAATGCAGCACGCGATGCCGCGCCACGGGAATGCCCGCTGCGCGCAGCACGGTCTTCATCTGCGCCTTGTCGCGGAAGTTGGCGGCGGCGCTGGACGGCAGGCCGGGAATGCCGAGACGTTCGCGCACCCGGGCCAGCGGCCCCTGTGCCTGCTCGAAGGCGGCAAAGCAGCGGGCAATGGCGCCGTGACGCTGCGCGAGGGATTGCACCGCCCATTCGAGCTGCGCGGTGTCGGTGACATCGTCCACGCGCCAATGGCCGGCGAGCCGCTGGGCCATGGATGCCGGCAGCGCCTCGAGCGGCTCCTGGGCCACGACGCAGAGTCTGACATGGCCCAACGACAACGCCGCCTCGATCATCTGCGAGGCGGCGGGCGAAAAACGGGGCGCCACGAAAATCACGTTCATGGCGCCCCCGATGTGCTGCAGGTGATGGTCAGTCGGTGAGAAACGACGTGCGTGACGACGAACTTACTGGCAAACCCAGGGCGCGCCATCAATTCGCGCCGTGGCCTTGACACCCGTGGCCGAGTCGGCGGCCGTGATCGTCACCGGGTTGTTCTCGGCGTCGTCCATGCGGTTGGTGCTGCACTGCACGGTCTTGCGGAAGTTGAACTCACCCTTGTCGGTCACGTCGGCCATGCCGAAGTCCTGCGTGCCGTTGGCGCCCGGCGCGCGGGTACCGGTAAGCTTGATGCGTGCCCCGGCGGGCCAGTTCTTTCCCTTGATCGTGAGGCGCGCGCCCTGCGGGGTGCGCTCGCCTTCGGCGGACACGGCGGGCTTGGGCTGGCCCACAAAGGCGCCAGCGGCGGTGGCCGAGGCGGTGATGGCCGAGACGATCAACGCCGGTACCAGCAGGCGGCGCGTGAAGTGCTGCATCTGTGCTCCTCCGAGTTGGTGACGCGCGGCGGGACGAAATCCCCGTCGGCGCGTGGTTTCGTACCGGGGAAAATGCGTTTTGTGCCCCCGTCGCGCAATCAGTGCGTCTGGTCACATTCCGCGGGAGGGCATGCGGGCCGGGGTGGAGTGCGGCCGGCGGGTGCCCTGCCGTAGCCATGCGGGGGCGGATCGGTTGTCTGGCCTGCCTTAGCGCTCGAGACGGAAGCCCGGGTCGATGCGTGGCCGCGACGGAGCGTTGGCCACGAACCAGCCGGTGAGATACATCCATCGCGTCATGCGCGTGAGCTTGCCGTAGTCGATGCGCTCGGGCTTGTCGCGCGGCGTGTGATAGTCGGGGTGCAAGTTGCTGGTGTACATGACGCTGGGCACGTCGAGCCGCGCATAAGGCACGTGATCGCTGCGGAAGTACCAGCCCTCGGGGTGCGTGGGTCGGTCCCAGAGCGAGTCGAGGGCAAAACGGCCGGTGAGCGCATTGGCACGCAGCGCATGCTCCACGAGATCGGTGGAATTGCGATGCGGCGGCTGCACGCCCAGCAGGCTGGCGCTGTCGGGACTGTTGCGGCCCATCATCTCGCCGTTGAGCACGGCCACAATGTCCTTGAGTGGAACGACCGGATGCTGGGCGTGATAGCGCGACCCCAGCAACCCCCGCTCCTCGGCGCCATGATACACAAACAACACCGAGCGCTTGGGCTTCTGCGCCATGAAGGCGCGCGCGCTGGCCAACAGGGCCACACTGCCGGTGGCGTTGTCATCGGCGCCGGCCCAAACCGAGTCGCCGTCCATGACGTAGCGCACGCCGTCATGGTCCTGATGCGCGGAGTACAGCACGTACTCGTTGCGCAGCACGGGGTCGGTACCGCCTATGACACCCACGATGTTCACGCTGGGCGTTTCGAATTGCTCGAGGCGCACCTGGATGCTGCCTTGTGGCGCATTGCGAAGTAGCGGCGCGCGGCTGCTGCGCACAAGAAACGCGGGCGGTGTGCCGTTGACGGGCGTGGTGACATTCAGCAC
This region of Gemmatimonas sp. UBA7669 genomic DNA includes:
- a CDS encoding M28 family metallopeptidase; this translates as MRPSHAATRRRTVRLAVSLLAAALANPQALAAQNTAARSTAKPAASQSLPAALNRIREADIKRELYALAGDAMRGREAGTPDELRASAWIVDRLREIGVTPMGQDGTYYQWFNMTRTRVSTVSSFARLNNDTLAVWRDFIPLGNRGLDVSGPVLWLDNANDSTVNVQGRVVAVPVITPNRASIRTTVNSEDVRYANAALSATQQRFARRGALALILVADSITNAAFDGLASLRLRGTYDVNDAAPRFAGQPRYLAPLPPVLNVTTPVNGTPPAFLVRSSRAPLLRNAPQGSIQVRLEQFETPSVNIVGVIGGTDPVLRNEYVLYSAHQDHDGVRYVMDGDSVWAGADDNATGSVALLASARAFMAQKPKRSVLFVYHGAEERGLLGSRYHAQHPVVPLKDIVAVLNGEMMGRNSPDSASLLGVQPPHRNSTDLVEHALRANALTGRFALDSLWDRPTHPEGWYFRSDHVPYARLDVPSVMYTSNLHPDYHTPRDKPERIDYGKLTRMTRWMYLTGWFVANAPSRPRIDPGFRLER